The nucleotide window GGGCAAAAGATGCTTCTATCCCCCTCCCGCCAGGAGGGATCTTCCATGCCGAGCCAATCCGCCATAGACAACAAGGCGTTAAACGACCTCGAACTCGCCCAGGAGCGCACGATACTGGCCTCCAAGCCGCAGCGCCTCGTCTTCGAGACCACCAACCGCTGCAACCTGCGCTGCGCCATGTGTGGCCAGTCCCACCGGGACTTCGTGGGCCGCGACCTGCAGCCCGAGGTCTTCGACAATACCGAGCCCTACTGGGACACCGTGCACGACGCCTCGCTGTTCGGCTGGGGCGAGCCCCTGATGAACAAGCACCTGGGCAGCTACTTCGACAAGCTGGCCCAGCGCGGGCCGGACATCTTCGTGCTCACCAACGCCATGCTCCTCAAGCAGGAGATGATCGACCGCTTCCTGGCGGGCGGCCTGGCCTACCTGAACTTCTCCGTGGACGGGGCCAAGGCCGCCACCTACAACCGCATCCGCCGCGGCGCGGACTTCGACACCGTCATCGCCAACATCGCCAAGGTGGTGGCCAGCAAGCGCAAGCTCGGCGTGAAGCACCCCTACCTGCGCATGGTCTTCGTGGGCATGCGCTCCAACGTGGAGGAGTTCCCCGATTTCGTCGATCTGGCCGCCAATCTGGGCATGGACGAGGCCAAGATGGTGCACATGATCGCCTACGGCCAGGAGATGGTCGACGAGATCCTCTTCGACCATAAGGAGCTCACCAACTCCGTGCTGGACGAGGCCGAGCGCCGCGCCAAGGCCCACGGCATCAAGCTGACCATCCCCGACCGCTTCGACCTCTCCGGCAAGCCCGTGCTGGAGACCATGGACTCCCTGCACAAGAAGTGCCCCCGCCCCTGGGAGGAGATCTTCGTGCAGTCCGACGGCAAGGTGCGGCTGTGCATGCTCTCCAAGGACATCATGGGCGACCTCAACACCGAATCAGTCGAGGACATCTGGAACAACGAGAAGTTCCAGCGGGTGCGGGCCACCATCAACACCCCCGACGCCATGTCCACCTGCGCCAAGTGCCCCCAGTACAAGGAGATGAACGTCAACGACCGCGCCGCGTTCATCCAGGTGGAGACCACCCTGCCCGGCACCCGGCCGCCCCAGCCCGACGCCGGCATGGCGGAGGGCCACCCGGAGATCCGGGCGTGAAGACCGCGGTCGTCCTGAGTGCGGGCCTGGGCACCAGGCTGCGGCCCCTGACCGACACCTGCCCCAAGCCCATGGTCCCGGTGGCGGGGGTGCCCCTGCTGGAGCGCACCGTGCGCCACCTGGCCGCCCACGGCTTCACGCGGGTCTGCGTGAACCTGCACCACCTCTCCCACGTGGTGCGCGAGGCCTTCGGCGACGGCGCGGCCCTGGGCGTGCAGATGGTCTACAGCGAAGAGCCCGAGCTGCTGGGCACCGCCGGTGCCTTGAACGCCTTCCGCGCCCACCTGCGCGACCCGTTCCTGGTCTGGTACGGGGACGTGCTCTCCGATTTCGACATCACCGCCATGAAGGCCTTCCACCAGCGCTCGCGCGGCATGGCCACCGTGGGCCTCTACCGGGTGGACAACCCCACCCAGTGCGGCCTTGTGGACATGGACGCCACCGGGCGCATCAGCCGCTTCGTGGAGAAGCCCCCCGTGGCCTTCACGGACCTGGCCAACGCCGGGGTGTACATCTGCGAGCCGGAAGTGCTGGGCTTCGTCCCCGCCTCCGGGTTCAGCGACTTCGGTCACGACGTGTTCCCGGCCATGCTTGCTGCCGGAGCGCCCCTGTACGGCTTCGCCATCGAGGCCCCGCTCATCGACATCGGCTCCCCCGAGAAGCTGGCCCGGGCCAACGCCCTGCTGGCCCACGCGCCCGACCCCGCGCCCGTCTGCCTGGCCCTGCAGGAGTTCGACAGCGAGGCCTTCCGGCAGGACTACTACCGTGTGGTCCGGCAGGACTATCCCGCCCTGGCCCGCCAGCTGGCCCGCCTGCGTGAAGGCGGGAAACCCTTCCTGGCCGACGCCAAGCTGCCCTCCTCCGACATCGAGGGCGCCAAGGCGCTCATGCGCCTCGGGTTCATCAAGGTCTGCGCGCAGGTGACCTTCTCGCGCGACCTGACCGGCGTGGCCGCCGTGGCCTCGGGCGAGCCCATGGGCGCTGCGGAGCTGCCCGACGACGAACTGGACGCCCACGCCGCCAACTTTCCTTTCAGCCGCTTCGGGCTGGACCCCCATGTCACCTTCGAGGAGCGCGTGCGCCATCAGCGCAAGTGGATCGCCAACACCATGCGCTCCGCCGAGGTGCTCAAATTCATGGAATCCGGCGGCTTCGTCAGCTTCCGCAGGCGCGGCGAGGCCGTGGCCATCGACCTGGTCTCAGTGCTGCCCAAGGCCAGGGGGCGCGGCTCCCTGCTGCTGGGCCGCCTGGCGGGCTGGGCAGCGGGTCAGGGCTTCAAGCGCATCGACGTGACCACCGAGGCCGAGAACCTGACCGCCTGCCTGTTCTACGAGAAGAACGGCTACCGCCTGGCCGGGGCCGCCACGGTTTTCCACATGCGAAGAGGTGTAGAAGAATGATCATCGCCAAGTCTCCGGTGCGCCTGAGCTTCGGAGGCGGTGGCACGGACCTGCCCGCCTATTACGAGGCCCACGGCGGGGCCGTGCTCTCCGTGACCATCGACAAGTATTTCTATTCCGTGCTGGAGGAGATCCCCGGCCCGGGCGTGGAGATTTCCTCCTCCGACTACCAGCTGCACCAGCGCATCGCCGACCTGGACAAGGCCAACCTCAAGGACGCCCTGCGCATCCCCAAGGCGGTGCTGCGCCACTTCGGTATCAAGGGCGGGGTGATGCTCTCGCTCAAGTCCGACATCCCGCCGGGCTCGGGCCTGGGCCTCTCGGGCGCGGTGGCCACCAGCCTGGTGCGCTGCGTGGGAGCCTACGCCGGGCAGGAGCTGGACAAGGCCAAGGTGGGCGAGCTGGCCACGCACATCGAGCTCACCGTGCTGGGCCGCCCCATCGGCATGCAGGACCAGTACGCCTCGGCCCACGGCGGCCTGAACTTCCTGACTTTCGACACCTCCGGCACCCGCGTGGAGCCCATCGAAGTCAGCCGCTCCCGCCAGCAGGAGCTGCGCCGCCACCTGATGCTCTTCCACACCGGCTCCTCGCGCGACTCGGCCCGCATCCTGGAGGGGCAGCGCCAGGCCACCCAGGAGCGCGACCAGTCCGTGCTGGAGGCCCTGCACCAGGTCAAGCGCACGGCCTACCGCATGCGCGAGATCCTGGAGGGCGGCGACATCCGCGAGATCGGCACGCTGCTGCACGAGTCCTGGCAGCACAAGAAGCGTTTCGCCAAGTCCGTCTCCAACCCGGACATCGACCTCTACTACGACACGGCCATGCGCAACGGGGCCCTGGGCGGCAAGATCACCGGCGCGGGCGGCGGCGGCTTCCTGCTGGTGTTCTGCGAGCCCGGGAACCAGCCCGCCGTCAGCGAGGAGTTGACCGCCCTTGGCCTGCAGGAGCTGGCCTTCGACTTCGAGTACGGCGGCTCCCAGATCACCCTGGACCAGGCCGGGCGCTTCAAGTCCACCATCACGCCGGAGGGCTACCTCCTGGGCATGCGCGCCGTGGTCAACCGGCTGGACAAGGCCCAGATCGGGCGCATGGCCGACACCCTGCACGCGGCCTACATGGCGGACAAGCAGATCTTCATCATGGGCAACGGCGGTTCGGCGGCCACGGCCTCGCACTTCTGCTCCGACCTGGCCAAGACCGTGGCCGTGAACGGGCGGCGCGGCTTCCGGGCCATCCCCCTCACGGACAACATCCCCCTGATGACGGCCTGGGGCAACGACGTGGGCTTCGAGGACATCTTCTCCGGCCAGCTGCGCAACCTGCTCAACGAGGGCGACGTTGTCATCGGCATCTCGGGCGGCGGCATGAGCCCCAACGTGATCAAGGCCATGGAGCTGGCCCGCGAGCGGGGCGCGCACACCATCGGCCTCACGGGCTTCTCGGGCGGCAAACTCAAGGACGTGGCCGAGGAGTGCTTCATCGTGCCCTCGGGCAACTACCAGTTCATCGAGGACGTGCACATGATGCTGGTGCACCTGCTCACCAGCCTGATCCGCGAACAGCTGGCCGAGGTCTAGGCCCGCGTGGACGGCCCGGGGGAAAGGCCATGAACCTTGCGCGAAGCCGCATGAATCCGGGGCGCTGAAGGCATGGCCGCCACGGCCGGCGAACCGCCCGTCTACCCCTGGTCCGGCCAGGAGGATTGCTTCGACTCCGCCGGAAGGGCGGTCCCATGCGCGGGCACGGGGCAGGACGGCGCGTTCAGGCCGGGCCGCCCCTGGCCCGCGCCGCGCTTCGAGAGCGTGGGGGGCTCCCTCGCCGCCCGGGATCATCTCGCCCAGAGCGAGATTGCCCAGAGCCAGACTGGGCTGGACAGGCTCGTGCTCGACCGGCTCACCGGGCTGACCTGGCCCCGCGACGCCTCGGCCGCGCCATGGCCCATGACCCTTGAGGAGGCCCGGGCCTGGGTCGCGGAGCGCAACGCGCAGTCCTGGCTGGGCCACGCCGACTGGCGGCTGCCCGCGCGGCGCGAGCTGCTGGCCCTGGTCAGCCTGGCCCACGCCCGCCCGGCCCTGCCGCGGGGGCATCCCTTCGTGAACATCTTCCAGCACTGGCATTGGACCTCCACCCCGGCAGCCAGCGCGCCGGGGCACTTCTGGCGCGTACACCTTGAGGGCGGGCGCATGTTCCCCGGTCCCGGGGATGCACGGCATATGGTCCTGCCCGTGCGAGGGATGAGCTGGCTCCCGCCCGAGACGCCGGGGCTGGCCGCGCTGGCGGGGCGCCCCTGGCCCGAGCCGCGCTTCGAGCAGGCGGAGGAGGGCGTTCTGGACCACCTGACCGGGTTGGCCTGGCTGGGCGCGGAGCAGCCGCAGAGAGGGGAAGCCACCTGGGCCGAGGCCCTGGAGTCCGCCGGAAACACCCCAGGCTGGCGGTTGCCCACGATCTGGGAGCTGGAGAGCCTTGTGGACGCCTCACGGGCCTGGCCCGCGCTCGCGCCGGGGCACCCGTTCGGCCAGGAGCTGGACGGCGTGTGGTCCTCCACCTCCAGTGGCTATGATCCGGCTTGGGCCTGGGTGCTCTACTTCGGCAAGGGCGCGGTGGGGGTGGGGCATAAACCCGGGCGACATTTCAAATTTTTGTTGACGAGAGAACGTTGAAGACGTAGAGGACTTTTCCTTGACAGCGCGAGGCCGTGCGGATAAACGGTGTCTCCGCTTGGGCGGACGGGCCGTTAACTCAGTCGGTAGAGTACCTGCCTTTTAAGCAGAGAGCCGCAGGTTCGAATCCTGCACGGCCCACCATATCGCGTCCCCATCGTCTAGTGGCCTAGGACGGCGGCCTCTCACGCCGCTAACAGGGGTTCAAATCCCCTTGGGGACGCCACGGAAAAACAGGGACTTACGGAAGAACAACCGTAAGTCCCTATTCTTTTACCCCACGCTATACCCCACAAGCCTGATCGAAATTGGCGGTAAACGCGGGTTGTGGATTAGCCCCCATTTAGACCGGACACCCTG belongs to Fundidesulfovibrio soli and includes:
- a CDS encoding radical SAM protein, which encodes MPSQSAIDNKALNDLELAQERTILASKPQRLVFETTNRCNLRCAMCGQSHRDFVGRDLQPEVFDNTEPYWDTVHDASLFGWGEPLMNKHLGSYFDKLAQRGPDIFVLTNAMLLKQEMIDRFLAGGLAYLNFSVDGAKAATYNRIRRGADFDTVIANIAKVVASKRKLGVKHPYLRMVFVGMRSNVEEFPDFVDLAANLGMDEAKMVHMIAYGQEMVDEILFDHKELTNSVLDEAERRAKAHGIKLTIPDRFDLSGKPVLETMDSLHKKCPRPWEEIFVQSDGKVRLCMLSKDIMGDLNTESVEDIWNNEKFQRVRATINTPDAMSTCAKCPQYKEMNVNDRAAFIQVETTLPGTRPPQPDAGMAEGHPEIRA
- a CDS encoding SIS domain-containing protein; this translates as MIIAKSPVRLSFGGGGTDLPAYYEAHGGAVLSVTIDKYFYSVLEEIPGPGVEISSSDYQLHQRIADLDKANLKDALRIPKAVLRHFGIKGGVMLSLKSDIPPGSGLGLSGAVATSLVRCVGAYAGQELDKAKVGELATHIELTVLGRPIGMQDQYASAHGGLNFLTFDTSGTRVEPIEVSRSRQQELRRHLMLFHTGSSRDSARILEGQRQATQERDQSVLEALHQVKRTAYRMREILEGGDIREIGTLLHESWQHKKRFAKSVSNPDIDLYYDTAMRNGALGGKITGAGGGGFLLVFCEPGNQPAVSEELTALGLQELAFDFEYGGSQITLDQAGRFKSTITPEGYLLGMRAVVNRLDKAQIGRMADTLHAAYMADKQIFIMGNGGSAATASHFCSDLAKTVAVNGRRGFRAIPLTDNIPLMTAWGNDVGFEDIFSGQLRNLLNEGDVVIGISGGGMSPNVIKAMELARERGAHTIGLTGFSGGKLKDVAEECFIVPSGNYQFIEDVHMMLVHLLTSLIREQLAEV
- a CDS encoding GNAT family N-acetyltransferase produces the protein MKTAVVLSAGLGTRLRPLTDTCPKPMVPVAGVPLLERTVRHLAAHGFTRVCVNLHHLSHVVREAFGDGAALGVQMVYSEEPELLGTAGALNAFRAHLRDPFLVWYGDVLSDFDITAMKAFHQRSRGMATVGLYRVDNPTQCGLVDMDATGRISRFVEKPPVAFTDLANAGVYICEPEVLGFVPASGFSDFGHDVFPAMLAAGAPLYGFAIEAPLIDIGSPEKLARANALLAHAPDPAPVCLALQEFDSEAFRQDYYRVVRQDYPALARQLARLREGGKPFLADAKLPSSDIEGAKALMRLGFIKVCAQVTFSRDLTGVAAVASGEPMGAAELPDDELDAHAANFPFSRFGLDPHVTFEERVRHQRKWIANTMRSAEVLKFMESGGFVSFRRRGEAVAIDLVSVLPKARGRGSLLLGRLAGWAAGQGFKRIDVTTEAENLTACLFYEKNGYRLAGAATVFHMRRGVEE
- a CDS encoding DUF1566 domain-containing protein codes for the protein MAATAGEPPVYPWSGQEDCFDSAGRAVPCAGTGQDGAFRPGRPWPAPRFESVGGSLAARDHLAQSEIAQSQTGLDRLVLDRLTGLTWPRDASAAPWPMTLEEARAWVAERNAQSWLGHADWRLPARRELLALVSLAHARPALPRGHPFVNIFQHWHWTSTPAASAPGHFWRVHLEGGRMFPGPGDARHMVLPVRGMSWLPPETPGLAALAGRPWPEPRFEQAEEGVLDHLTGLAWLGAEQPQRGEATWAEALESAGNTPGWRLPTIWELESLVDASRAWPALAPGHPFGQELDGVWSSTSSGYDPAWAWVLYFGKGAVGVGHKPGRHFKFLLTRER